A single genomic interval of Amycolatopsis albispora harbors:
- a CDS encoding glycoside hydrolase family 18 protein: MAIAVVAPASAKAPAPAEAAPAEAGITAHGKTLGYFAQWGVYGRNYHVKNIHTSGSAAKLTHINYAFGNVVNGQCVLGDTYADYDRFYGAAESVDGVADTWDNGALRGNFGQLKRLKKMYPNIKVLFSFGGWTWSGGFGQAAKNPAAFANSCYNLLNDPRWAGVFDGIDIDWEYPNACGLTCDTSGPAALKNLAAALRAKFGSKLVTAAITGDGSAGGKVDAADYGGAAQYFDWYNVMTYDYFGAWAAQGPTAPHSPLTAYNGIPAAGFNSDAVIQKLKGKGIPASKLLLGLGFYGRGWTGVTQDAPGGTATGPAPGTYEQGIEDYKVLKSKCPATGTIAGTAYAKCGSQWWSYDTPATIRGKVGYARTQGLGGTFFWELSGDTPNGELISAIQSG, translated from the coding sequence ATGGCGATCGCGGTCGTGGCTCCGGCCTCGGCCAAGGCACCGGCACCGGCGGAAGCAGCACCCGCCGAAGCCGGGATCACCGCACACGGCAAGACACTCGGCTACTTCGCCCAGTGGGGCGTCTACGGCCGCAACTACCACGTCAAGAACATCCACACCTCGGGTTCGGCGGCCAAGCTGACCCACATCAACTACGCCTTCGGCAACGTGGTCAACGGCCAGTGCGTGCTGGGCGACACCTACGCCGACTACGACCGGTTCTACGGCGCCGCCGAGAGCGTGGACGGCGTGGCCGACACCTGGGACAACGGCGCCCTGCGGGGCAACTTCGGCCAGCTGAAGCGGCTGAAGAAGATGTACCCCAACATCAAAGTGCTGTTCTCCTTCGGCGGCTGGACCTGGTCCGGCGGCTTCGGGCAGGCCGCGAAGAACCCCGCCGCGTTCGCGAACTCCTGCTACAACCTGCTCAACGACCCGCGCTGGGCCGGCGTGTTCGACGGCATCGACATCGACTGGGAGTACCCCAACGCCTGCGGGCTGACCTGCGACACCAGCGGCCCGGCCGCGCTGAAGAACCTGGCCGCGGCGTTGCGCGCGAAGTTCGGCTCGAAGCTGGTCACCGCCGCCATCACCGGTGACGGCTCAGCCGGCGGCAAGGTGGACGCGGCCGACTACGGTGGTGCCGCGCAGTACTTCGACTGGTACAACGTGATGACCTACGACTACTTCGGGGCCTGGGCGGCACAGGGGCCGACCGCGCCGCACTCCCCGCTGACCGCCTACAACGGCATTCCCGCCGCCGGGTTCAATTCGGACGCGGTCATCCAGAAGCTCAAGGGCAAGGGCATTCCGGCGAGCAAGCTCCTGCTGGGCCTCGGTTTCTACGGCCGCGGCTGGACCGGCGTGACGCAGGACGCGCCCGGTGGCACCGCGACCGGCCCGGCGCCCGGCACCTACGAGCAGGGCATCGAGGACTACAAGGTGCTCAAGAGCAAGTGCCCGGCCACCGGCACCATCGCCGGCACCGCCTACGCCAAGTGCGGCAGCCAGTGGTGGAGCTACGACACCCCGGCCACGATCAGGGGGAAGGTCGGCTACGCCCGCACCCAGGGCCTCGGCGGCACGTTCTTCTGGGAACTCTCGGGTGACACCCCCAATGGCGAGCTGATCAGCGCCATCCAGAGCGGCTAG
- a CDS encoding aromatic amino acid ammonia-lyase produces MVRVDGRTLRCGDVVAVAGIEGALEVEVEPGALAAAGQAWELAEELSTRRVVYGRTTGVGANKDDAVAGEHSTDHGLRLLRSHAGGSGELMPDGQVRAMMLIRLNQLLAARSGISPSLIEALAAALRAGALPVVHRLGAIGTGDLAPLAETGLALAGERPWRRGGVTPVAVQAGDALAFMSSNAATLAEAILATLELDTLTKASHAVTALTYVALDGNPEAYATAVHEARPHAGQVACAADLRRLLGMEATPAPGRRIQDPFGLRAFPQVQGPALDALHHLRNVLAIEINAGTENPMICVPEGDAYHHAHFHTAYVSSALDQARATVHQVAELSAARLGDLVEPEFTGLRPFLADGPAGSSGVMILEYVAHDALTELRQAALPVTLGSAIVSRGLEDHASFSTQAARATTAACRAYRQLLACELVAAVRALRMRRANLVDIPVRAAFEQAGAVLDPSTADRPLTEDIAAAATVLDDLALI; encoded by the coding sequence TTGGTCAGGGTGGACGGGCGGACACTCCGCTGTGGTGACGTGGTCGCGGTGGCGGGCATCGAAGGCGCGCTGGAGGTCGAGGTCGAGCCGGGTGCGCTGGCCGCGGCCGGGCAGGCGTGGGAACTGGCCGAGGAGCTGAGCACGCGGCGCGTGGTGTACGGCCGCACCACCGGCGTCGGCGCGAACAAGGACGACGCGGTCGCCGGGGAGCACTCCACCGACCACGGCCTGCGCCTGCTGCGCAGCCACGCCGGCGGCAGCGGTGAGCTGATGCCGGACGGCCAGGTGCGCGCGATGATGCTGATCCGGCTGAACCAGCTGCTGGCGGCGCGGTCCGGGATCAGCCCGAGCCTGATCGAAGCGCTCGCGGCCGCACTGCGGGCCGGCGCGCTGCCGGTGGTGCACCGGCTCGGCGCGATCGGCACCGGCGACCTGGCGCCACTGGCGGAAACCGGGCTCGCGCTGGCTGGGGAACGCCCGTGGCGCCGCGGTGGCGTTACCCCGGTGGCGGTGCAGGCGGGCGACGCGCTGGCGTTCATGAGCAGCAACGCCGCCACGCTCGCCGAAGCGATACTGGCCACGCTCGAACTGGACACGCTGACCAAGGCCAGTCACGCGGTCACCGCGCTGACCTACGTGGCGCTCGACGGCAATCCCGAGGCGTACGCGACCGCGGTGCACGAAGCACGCCCGCACGCCGGTCAGGTCGCCTGCGCCGCCGACCTGCGGCGCCTGCTCGGCATGGAGGCCACGCCCGCGCCCGGCCGCCGGATCCAGGACCCGTTCGGGCTGCGGGCGTTCCCGCAGGTGCAGGGGCCCGCGCTCGACGCGCTGCACCACCTGCGGAACGTGCTGGCGATCGAGATCAACGCGGGCACCGAGAACCCGATGATCTGCGTACCGGAGGGCGACGCGTACCACCACGCGCACTTCCACACCGCGTACGTGTCGTCCGCGCTGGACCAGGCGCGCGCGACCGTGCACCAGGTGGCCGAGCTGTCGGCGGCGCGGCTGGGCGACCTGGTCGAGCCGGAGTTCACCGGGCTTCGGCCGTTCCTCGCGGACGGCCCGGCGGGCAGCTCGGGCGTGATGATCCTGGAGTACGTCGCACACGACGCGCTGACCGAACTGCGGCAGGCGGCGCTGCCGGTCACCCTGGGCAGCGCGATCGTCTCGCGGGGGCTGGAGGACCACGCGAGCTTCTCCACGCAGGCGGCGCGGGCGACCACCGCGGCGTGCCGGGCCTACCGGCAGCTGCTGGCGTGCGAGCTGGTCGCGGCCGTGCGGGCGCTGCGCATGCGGCGGGCGAACCTGGTGGACATCCCGGTGCGGGCGGCGTTCGAGCAGGCGGGCGCGGTGCTCGACCCGAGCACGGCGGACCGGCCGCTCACCGAGGACATCGCCGCCGCCGCGACCGTCCTGGACGACCTGGCCCTCATCTGA
- a CDS encoding 6-phosphofructokinase: MRVGVLTGGGDCPGLNAVIRAVVRKGIEAHGWEIVGFRSGWQGPMTGDSRPLGLGDVEEILTRGGTILGSSRTNPYKTEGGVEKIRGVLAEQGVDALIAIGGEDTLGVAKKLTDDGIGVVGVPKTIDNDLGATDYTFGFDTAVHIATEAIDRLRTTAESHHRALVVEVMGRHAGWIALHSGLAGGANVILVPERPFSVEKVVEWVERRFERQFAPIIVVAEGAIPEGGAEVLHSGEKDAFGHVRLGGVGTWLAEEIAERTGKESRAVVLGHTQRGGIPTAYDRVLATRFGLHAVDAVADGDFGVMVALRGTDIVRVKLAEATAELKTVPAARYEEAEVFFG, from the coding sequence ATGCGAGTCGGTGTGCTGACCGGTGGCGGCGACTGCCCCGGGCTGAACGCGGTGATCCGGGCGGTGGTCCGCAAGGGCATCGAGGCCCATGGCTGGGAGATCGTCGGCTTCCGGAGCGGCTGGCAGGGCCCGATGACCGGCGACAGCAGGCCGCTGGGGCTCGGTGACGTCGAGGAGATCCTGACCAGGGGCGGCACGATCCTCGGGTCCTCGCGGACCAACCCGTACAAGACCGAGGGCGGGGTCGAGAAGATCCGCGGTGTGCTCGCCGAGCAGGGCGTGGACGCGCTGATCGCGATCGGCGGCGAGGACACCCTCGGCGTGGCGAAGAAGCTGACCGACGACGGCATCGGCGTGGTCGGCGTGCCCAAGACCATCGACAACGACCTCGGTGCCACCGACTACACCTTCGGTTTCGACACCGCGGTGCACATCGCCACCGAGGCCATCGATCGGCTGCGCACCACCGCCGAATCGCACCACCGCGCGCTGGTGGTCGAGGTGATGGGGCGGCACGCGGGCTGGATCGCGCTGCACTCCGGCCTGGCCGGTGGCGCCAACGTGATCCTGGTGCCGGAGCGGCCGTTCTCGGTGGAGAAGGTCGTCGAATGGGTGGAGCGGCGGTTCGAGCGCCAGTTCGCGCCGATCATCGTGGTCGCCGAGGGCGCCATTCCCGAGGGCGGCGCCGAGGTGCTGCACTCGGGGGAGAAGGACGCGTTCGGGCACGTCCGGCTCGGCGGGGTCGGCACCTGGCTGGCCGAGGAGATCGCCGAGCGGACCGGCAAGGAGTCGCGCGCGGTGGTGCTCGGGCACACCCAGCGCGGTGGCATCCCGACCGCCTACGACCGCGTGCTCGCCACCCGCTTCGGCCTGCACGCCGTGGACGCGGTGGCCGACGGTGACTTCGGCGTGATGGTGGCGCTGAGGGGCACCGACATCGTGCGCGTGAAGCTGGCGGAGGCCACGGCCGAGCTGAAGACCGTGCCCGCCGCCCGCTACGAGGAAGCCGAGGTCTTCTTCGGCTGA
- a CDS encoding 3-deoxy-7-phosphoheptulonate synthase: MTITFDPTLALDNQRTTSISPLIPPALLREELPVGEAVAQTVHKGRTGTVGVLDGTDDRLLVVVGPCSVHDTAAAMDYAQRLAAHAEGLGEQLHVVMRVYFEKPRTTLGWKGLINDPGLDGSFAVNRGLRMARRLLLDVSSLGLPVGCEFLDPITPQFIADIVTWGSIGARTAASQVHRQLCSALSMPVGIKNSTEGDVQVAVDATRAAAASHVFAGINSDGVAALLTTAGNPDCHVILRGSAAGPNYDAGTVSDTLGRLRKAGLPERVLIDASHGNSGKDHVRQAEVVGELAGRIERGERGLTGVMLESFLAGGRQDLTLGRADELTYGQSITDACLDWSTTARLLDRLAEAVRAR; the protein is encoded by the coding sequence ATGACGATCACCTTCGATCCCACCCTCGCCCTGGACAACCAGCGCACCACCAGCATCAGCCCGCTGATCCCGCCGGCGTTGCTGCGCGAGGAGCTGCCCGTCGGCGAGGCCGTCGCCCAGACCGTCCATAAAGGACGAACAGGGACGGTCGGCGTGCTCGACGGCACCGACGACCGGCTGCTCGTCGTGGTCGGCCCGTGCTCGGTGCACGACACCGCCGCCGCCATGGACTACGCCCAGCGCCTCGCCGCGCACGCCGAGGGCCTCGGCGAGCAGCTCCACGTGGTCATGCGCGTGTACTTCGAGAAGCCGCGCACCACGCTCGGCTGGAAGGGCCTGATCAACGACCCCGGCCTGGACGGCAGCTTCGCGGTCAACCGCGGCCTGCGCATGGCGCGGCGGCTGCTGCTCGACGTGTCCTCACTCGGCCTGCCGGTCGGCTGCGAGTTCCTCGACCCGATCACCCCGCAGTTCATCGCCGACATCGTCACCTGGGGCTCGATCGGCGCGCGGACCGCGGCCAGCCAGGTGCACCGGCAGCTGTGCAGCGCGCTGTCCATGCCGGTCGGCATCAAGAACTCCACCGAGGGCGACGTGCAGGTCGCCGTGGACGCCACCCGCGCCGCCGCGGCGAGCCACGTGTTCGCCGGGATCAACTCCGACGGCGTCGCCGCGCTGCTGACCACCGCGGGCAATCCCGACTGCCACGTGATCCTGCGGGGCAGCGCGGCCGGGCCGAACTACGACGCCGGCACCGTCTCCGACACGCTCGGCAGGCTGCGCAAGGCCGGGCTGCCCGAGCGCGTGTTGATCGACGCCAGCCACGGCAACAGCGGCAAGGACCACGTGCGCCAGGCCGAGGTCGTCGGCGAGCTGGCCGGCCGGATCGAGCGCGGCGAACGCGGCCTCACCGGCGTCATGCTGGAGAGCTTCCTCGCCGGCGGGCGCCAGGACCTCACCCTCGGCCGGGCGGACGAGCTGACCTACGGGCAGAGCATCACCGACGCCTGCCTGGACTGGTCCACCACGGCGCGCCTGCTCGACCGGCTCGCCGAGGCCGTGCGGGCCCGCTGA
- a CDS encoding polyadenylate-specific 3'-exoribonuclease AS, which yields MRFFYDTEFIEDGVTIDLVSIGVVDENGREFYAVSTDFDPDKAGPWVRDNVLPKLPSPADKAWRGRERIRTDLLEFFGKPPGGIELWAWFAAYDHVALAQLWGPMPALPRQLPRFTRDLRQRWEDVGKPKLPAAPANAHDALADARHNLVRWRAIEEEWRRRGLPG from the coding sequence GTGCGATTTTTCTACGACACCGAGTTCATCGAGGACGGCGTGACGATCGACCTGGTGTCGATCGGTGTCGTGGACGAGAACGGCCGGGAGTTCTACGCGGTTTCCACCGACTTCGACCCGGACAAGGCGGGCCCGTGGGTGCGCGACAACGTGCTCCCGAAGCTGCCGTCGCCCGCGGACAAGGCGTGGCGCGGGCGCGAGCGCATCCGCACCGACCTGCTGGAGTTCTTCGGCAAGCCGCCCGGCGGCATCGAGCTGTGGGCCTGGTTCGCCGCCTACGACCACGTGGCGCTGGCGCAGCTGTGGGGCCCGATGCCCGCGCTGCCGAGGCAGCTGCCCCGGTTCACCCGTGACCTGCGGCAGCGCTGGGAGGACGTGGGCAAGCCGAAGCTGCCCGCGGCCCCGGCGAACGCGCACGACGCCCTCGCCGACGCCCGCCACAACCTGGTGCGGTGGCGGGCGATCGAGGAGGAATGGCGCCGCCGGGGGCTGCCCGGCTGA
- a CDS encoding lysophospholipid acyltransferase family protein: MLYRLMKYVLLGPLLRLLWPTKVSGAENIPASGGAILAGNHLAVADSFFMPLYVRRKVTFPAKSEYFTEKGIKGRLKKWFFSGLGQIPIDRSGGSAAQAALDTAIRVLREGHLLGIYPEGTRSPDGRLYKGKTGVARIALQAGVPVIPVVTIGTDKVNPIGSKMWWPRRLEVRFGKPLDFSRYEGLAGDRFIERSITDEIMYALMELSGQEYVDIYAAKAKELAAAEAAGMRPDVPKQPSGVDADRVPESKAS; the protein is encoded by the coding sequence GTGCTGTACCGGTTGATGAAGTACGTGCTGCTCGGCCCGCTGCTGCGGCTGCTGTGGCCGACCAAGGTCTCCGGGGCCGAGAACATCCCGGCCTCCGGTGGCGCGATCCTCGCGGGCAACCACCTCGCCGTCGCCGACTCCTTCTTCATGCCGCTCTACGTCCGCCGGAAGGTGACCTTCCCGGCCAAGTCGGAGTACTTCACCGAAAAGGGCATCAAGGGCAGGCTGAAGAAGTGGTTCTTCAGCGGGCTCGGCCAGATCCCGATCGACCGCTCCGGCGGCTCGGCCGCGCAGGCCGCGCTGGACACCGCGATCCGCGTGCTGCGCGAAGGCCACCTGCTCGGCATCTATCCCGAGGGCACCCGCTCGCCGGACGGCAGGCTGTACAAGGGCAAGACCGGCGTCGCCAGGATCGCGCTGCAAGCCGGCGTGCCGGTGATCCCGGTGGTCACCATCGGCACCGACAAGGTCAATCCGATCGGCTCGAAGATGTGGTGGCCGCGGCGGCTCGAGGTCCGCTTCGGCAAGCCGCTGGACTTCTCGCGGTACGAGGGCCTCGCCGGTGACCGCTTCATCGAGCGCTCGATCACCGACGAGATCATGTACGCGCTGATGGAGCTGTCCGGTCAGGAGTACGTGGACATCTACGCGGCCAAGGCCAAGGAGCTGGCCGCCGCCGAGGCCGCCGGGATGCGTCCCGACGTGCCGAAGCAGCCCTCCGGCGTGGACGCGGACCGCGTGCCGGAGAGCAAAGCCTCCTGA
- a CDS encoding alpha/beta hydrolase: MPVLAGAEPFAHTGSTEAGVLLCHGFTGTPASMRPWGEHLAAAGYTVRGPRLPGHGTTWQEMNRTNWTDWYGCVRAELLELMDTCDSVFVCGQSMGGTLTLKLAQEFGDRIAGLVLVNPSVTTLRWDAKLLPVLGRVLPSVPGVAGDIKKPGVVEQAYSRVPVRAAASLSRLWNLVRRDLGKVTQPLLLLHSVVDHVVEPVNARIVAEGVRSSPLIDVELTDSYHVATLDNDAPLIFERSVGFFRSIAHSGQVDPR; this comes from the coding sequence ATGCCTGTGCTCGCCGGCGCGGAACCCTTCGCGCACACCGGCTCCACCGAAGCCGGCGTGCTGCTGTGCCACGGGTTCACCGGCACCCCGGCCAGCATGCGGCCGTGGGGCGAGCACCTGGCCGCCGCCGGGTACACCGTGCGCGGGCCGCGCCTGCCCGGCCACGGCACCACCTGGCAGGAGATGAACCGGACGAACTGGACCGACTGGTACGGCTGCGTCCGCGCGGAACTGCTGGAGCTGATGGACACCTGCGATTCGGTGTTCGTCTGCGGGCAGTCGATGGGCGGCACGCTGACGCTCAAGCTGGCGCAGGAGTTCGGCGACCGGATCGCCGGGCTGGTGCTGGTCAACCCGTCGGTGACCACGCTGCGGTGGGACGCGAAGCTGCTGCCGGTGCTCGGCCGCGTGCTGCCGTCGGTGCCGGGCGTGGCCGGGGACATCAAGAAGCCGGGCGTGGTGGAGCAGGCCTACTCGCGGGTGCCGGTGCGCGCGGCGGCCAGCCTGAGCCGGCTGTGGAACCTGGTGCGCCGCGACCTCGGCAAGGTGACGCAGCCGCTACTTCTGCTGCACTCGGTCGTTGACCACGTGGTGGAGCCGGTGAACGCGCGCATCGTGGCCGAAGGCGTGCGCAGCTCGCCGTTGATCGACGTGGAGCTGACCGACAGCTACCACGTGGCCACCCTGGACAACGACGCGCCGCTGATCTTCGAGCGCAGTGTCGGCTTCTTCCGATCGATCGCACACAGCGGGCAGGTGGACCCGAGATGA
- a CDS encoding glutamate--cysteine ligase, giving the protein MRIDFQPSRRSTVGAEWELALVDRRSGELTSVAQRLLDAVCPPGGAEHPKIKQELLLNTIEIITGVCDTVAEVAEDLAASLDELRVHTDPLGVELFSAGTHPFSTWYQQKVTDKERYAKLIDRTQWWGRQMLIYGVHVHIGLDHRDKVLPVLNALLNYAPHLQALSASSPYWGGEDTGYASNRALMFQQLPTAGLPFQFTEWGELESYVDDMFVTGVIDHFSEIRWDIRPAPHFGTIEMRVCDGVPTLEEVAAIAAFTQCLVDDFSTRLDQGETLPTMPPWHVQENKWRAARYGMDAIIILDAAGNERLVTEDLDVVLERLEPVAKQLDCLRELRGVETILRHGASYQRQRAVAREHNGSLKAVVASLIAEMRDGVTPVR; this is encoded by the coding sequence ATGCGCATCGACTTCCAGCCGTCGCGACGCTCGACCGTGGGCGCCGAATGGGAGCTGGCGCTGGTGGACCGCCGCAGCGGCGAGCTGACCTCGGTGGCGCAGCGCCTGCTGGACGCGGTGTGCCCGCCCGGCGGCGCCGAGCACCCGAAGATCAAGCAGGAGCTGCTGCTCAACACCATCGAGATCATCACCGGCGTGTGCGACACGGTGGCCGAGGTCGCCGAAGACCTGGCCGCCTCGCTCGACGAGCTGCGGGTGCACACCGACCCGCTCGGGGTGGAGCTGTTCTCCGCCGGCACGCACCCGTTTTCCACCTGGTACCAGCAGAAGGTCACCGACAAGGAGCGCTACGCCAAGCTGATCGACCGCACCCAGTGGTGGGGGCGGCAGATGCTGATCTACGGGGTGCACGTGCACATCGGGCTCGACCACCGGGACAAGGTGCTGCCGGTGCTCAACGCGCTGCTCAACTACGCGCCGCACCTGCAGGCGCTGTCGGCTTCGTCGCCGTACTGGGGCGGGGAGGACACGGGGTACGCGTCGAACCGGGCGCTGATGTTCCAGCAGCTGCCCACCGCTGGGTTGCCGTTCCAGTTCACCGAATGGGGTGAGCTGGAAAGCTACGTGGACGACATGTTCGTCACCGGGGTGATCGACCACTTCTCGGAGATCCGCTGGGACATCCGGCCCGCGCCGCACTTCGGCACCATCGAGATGCGCGTGTGCGACGGGGTGCCGACGCTGGAGGAGGTGGCCGCCATCGCGGCGTTCACCCAGTGCCTGGTGGACGACTTCAGCACGCGGCTCGACCAGGGCGAGACGCTGCCGACCATGCCGCCGTGGCACGTGCAGGAGAACAAGTGGCGGGCCGCGCGGTACGGGATGGACGCCATCATCATTCTCGACGCGGCGGGCAACGAGCGGCTGGTCACCGAGGACCTGGACGTGGTGCTCGAACGACTGGAACCGGTGGCGAAGCAGCTCGACTGCCTCCGGGAGCTGCGCGGCGTGGAGACCATCCTGCGCCACGGGGCGAGCTACCAGCGGCAACGGGCGGTGGCGCGGGAGCACAACGGGAGCCTGAAGGCGGTGGTCGCCTCGTTGATCGCCGAAATGCGAGACGGCGTCACCCCGGTGAGGTGA
- a CDS encoding NUDIX hydrolase — protein MTCAQGHRHWGLHGAAGLLLTDPERGVLLQRRAWWTHHGRTWALPGGALRPGETPAEAATREADEEAAVPPAAVRPLASSTVDHGGWRYTTVLAVATGEVRERVRNKESTELRWVPVDEVADYRLHRDFALAWPELRAQVGRELVLVVDAANVMGSRPDGWWRDRAGAAARLRDQLAPLASSGMVPPMLDEWYWWPRIVLVVEGQASGVAPVPGVEVVAAARDGDSEIVSVVRASRPDDHVLVVTADRELRSRVESAGATTMGPRPLLQLL, from the coding sequence GTGACCTGTGCGCAGGGGCACCGGCACTGGGGGCTGCACGGTGCGGCGGGGCTGCTGCTCACCGACCCCGAGCGCGGGGTGCTGCTGCAGCGCCGCGCGTGGTGGACCCATCACGGGCGGACCTGGGCACTGCCCGGCGGCGCGCTGCGTCCGGGCGAGACCCCGGCGGAGGCGGCCACCCGGGAAGCCGACGAGGAGGCCGCCGTGCCACCGGCCGCGGTCCGCCCGCTCGCTTCGTCCACTGTGGACCACGGCGGCTGGCGGTACACCACGGTGCTCGCGGTGGCCACCGGCGAGGTGCGCGAGCGCGTGCGGAACAAGGAGAGCACGGAGCTGCGCTGGGTGCCGGTCGACGAGGTGGCGGACTACCGGCTGCACCGGGACTTCGCGCTGGCGTGGCCGGAGCTGCGTGCCCAGGTGGGGCGGGAACTGGTGCTGGTGGTCGACGCCGCGAACGTGATGGGCTCGCGACCGGACGGCTGGTGGCGGGACCGCGCGGGCGCCGCCGCCCGGCTGCGGGACCAGCTGGCGCCGCTGGCGTCTTCGGGCATGGTGCCGCCGATGCTGGACGAGTGGTACTGGTGGCCGCGGATCGTGCTGGTGGTCGAAGGCCAGGCGAGCGGGGTCGCCCCGGTGCCGGGGGTGGAGGTGGTCGCGGCGGCGCGGGATGGTGACTCGGAGATCGTGTCGGTGGTACGCGCGTCCCGGCCCGACGACCACGTCCTGGTGGTCACCGCGGACCGGGAACTGCGCTCACGCGTCGAATCAGCAGGCGCCACCACGATGGGCCCGCGCCCGCTGCTCCAACTGCTATGA
- a CDS encoding ROK family protein, which yields MDVGGTSVRAGVVDDQGSLLDTTRVGTPGGEGALEDAISGVIEDLRNRHEVTAVGLAVAGFVANDRRSVMFAPHLAWRAAPVADRIAKRVGLPVTLEHDANSATLAEHRFGAARGSKVVALIALGTGIGAGLLLDGQLYRGAHGVGPELGHLTVVPGGRPCPCGKYGCWERYCSGTALAATAVELLARNPGRSTVLARETAGDPGSVTGRRVAGAARDGDPVAQRAMAELAKWLGEGLALVADVFDPEIMVIGGGVSESAPLFLDEAREHYAGAITGAGHRPLARIRTAQLGDDTAIVGAATLAREAAAARVGVPG from the coding sequence GTGGACGTCGGCGGCACCAGCGTGCGCGCCGGGGTGGTCGACGACCAGGGTTCGCTGCTGGACACCACCCGGGTCGGCACGCCCGGCGGGGAAGGCGCGCTCGAGGACGCCATCTCCGGCGTGATCGAGGACCTGCGCAACCGGCACGAGGTGACCGCGGTCGGGCTGGCGGTGGCCGGGTTCGTGGCCAACGACCGGCGGTCGGTGATGTTCGCTCCCCACCTGGCGTGGCGGGCGGCGCCGGTGGCCGACCGGATCGCCAAGCGCGTCGGGCTGCCGGTCACCCTGGAGCACGACGCGAACTCGGCCACGCTGGCCGAGCACCGCTTCGGCGCGGCACGCGGGTCCAAGGTGGTGGCGCTGATCGCGCTGGGCACCGGGATCGGGGCCGGGCTGCTGCTCGACGGGCAGCTCTACCGCGGTGCGCACGGGGTCGGGCCCGAGCTGGGGCACCTGACCGTGGTGCCGGGCGGGCGGCCGTGCCCGTGCGGCAAGTACGGCTGCTGGGAGCGTTACTGCAGCGGGACCGCGCTGGCGGCGACCGCGGTGGAGCTGCTGGCGCGCAACCCCGGCCGGTCGACCGTGCTGGCCAGGGAGACCGCCGGTGATCCCGGCTCGGTGACCGGGCGGCGCGTGGCCGGTGCCGCCCGCGACGGCGACCCGGTCGCCCAGCGCGCGATGGCCGAGCTGGCGAAGTGGCTCGGGGAGGGGCTCGCGCTGGTGGCCGACGTGTTCGACCCGGAGATCATGGTGATCGGGGGCGGGGTGTCGGAGTCGGCGCCGCTGTTCCTGGACGAGGCCCGCGAGCACTACGCGGGCGCGATCACCGGAGCCGGGCACCGGCCGCTGGCCCGCATCCGCACCGCGCAACTGGGCGACGACACCGCCATCGTCGGCGCGGCCACCCTGGCCAGGGAAGCCGCGGCGGCCAGGGTTGGTGTGCCAGGGTAG